DNA sequence from the Poecilia reticulata strain Guanapo linkage group LG19, Guppy_female_1.0+MT, whole genome shotgun sequence genome:
ACAGTCCTGTTGTCTTGGCAACCGTGCTAATCGCGTCCTTGTCGTCATCCAGCCTGGTGCATGACTGGTCGAGTCCTGAGTCATCCTCCTCatttttggatgaaaacagtAAGATGCCAACTCCTCCGTTTcctgacaacaacaaaaaaagaagagaacgtattaaaatgcaaaacgtAAAGGAGATCGGTYACACAGAGTCWAGTTCTGATTTTGAACACAGAGGATTTTTCATGTAATGTCACATCATTCACATAAACACATCACCAACCAATGCATTTTCTCTGTTATGTAGCTTCTATGCTAATGTTTACAGCACATCTAGAGAGTGTCTYACCAAGATTGTCAAAGTCATCCATGTATTCCTGGCTGATATCATTCCTGTccagggaggaagtggaggacaGGGACATGTCCTCAAGCGTCTCACCGACAATCGATCCCACTCCCTGGGATGCAAGGTCGTCAGAAAGCTGCTCCGTCTCCGGAGCGTCTGGAGTGTTTTCTGCAGGTAGATCAGATACAGAGATGAAACCAGACTAGAATGAGATCAAAGTCTTCAAATCCAAAAATGACAAtcgatttaagaaaaaaaaaaagctaagaagGTGAACCTGGGCTGTTTTCGGTAGATGAAGGCGTCTCCACAGAGTCCTTACGTCTCATTGGTCCTCTGTTTACTTCCTGATCACTTCTGCATGAGTTGATTCCTTTTGCTCGAAGGGGTCTGGACTGCTTGACGAGCGACGGGCGGGACAGCTTGTAGCTGATGCCGCTGGACCTGGAGGTCGGACTCGGTAAGAGGGGCTTCCTTAGGGCCGACTGCGGCAGCTGGGAGGGGTTGCCGCCAGCCGCCCTGCCTGATGCGGCTCTGCTCACAGGCGATTTCAACAAGCTGCCTCTAGGAGGAGCCTGCGAGGCGCACATGGGGGGAACCCGTTGGGTGGTCCTGTTGGTGGAGAAGGGGCGGGACGTGTGGGGAGAGGCGGTGGTCCGGGTGAGGGTGGGAGAGGTCTGCTGTCGGACCTGGGTGAGGCTCCGGGAGCGGAAGCGGTCACTTTCTGTCAGCCGCGTGGAAGCGGCGCAGCCCAGGTTGTCGCTGGAATGGGAGCGGCTAGCTGCCGGCTTCTTAAGGAGCGGGGAACCCGATCGGGACGCAGGGCCCGAGCCGGGCCTCGTACCTGTCAGGCGAACAAAACTCTGAGGTGGTCTCAGAGAAGCGATCGCCTTTGTCCCTGCTTTGGATCCGGGACTTGTGTTTGCACTCTGCTTGGACAGTACAGAAGAGTTCGGAGTCGGTTTGGAAGCTCGTGATCCATTTTTAGAAATGGGAAAAGCTCTGGGGCTGGACTGTGGAGAAGGGGATGATGATGACGAGGAGTATGATGTAAGCTGGCCACAACCTTTCGCTGTGGTGGATGTGGTGTGTTTTCTGGCGTCGTGCTGGTAGAAATGCAGCTGGCAGTTGCTGCGATTCTGGACGACATTTCCACCTTTCCCTCTCTTGCACTCAGCCTCTCCGTCCATTATCTCGTCACCATCAGCTGCGTTTTCCTTCCTCCACTTTGCGGAAAACGAACACGGCACTCGGATGAATCCGTTCTGCTTCGCAGAGGACGGGGGCACGGAGACGCCCGCCGGTCCGGGGTGGTGGTAGAATCCGTTGGTGAGGCGAGTTCTGCCCGCGGCGGCCGCAACACCGCCAGGCGGAGCCGCCGCTGCAGGAGCCGTCTGGGCCCGGGGCCGGAAGCCGAACTTCGGCAGCCTGGAAACCATGGTGGGCATGGCGGGGGGGTCAACAAGAGGTGGGGCTGACATCAGAC
Encoded proteins:
- the ccser2b gene encoding serine-rich coiled-coil domain-containing protein 2 isoform X1, with product MSAPPLVDPPAMPTMVSRLPKFGFRPRAQTAPAAAAPPGGVAAAAGRTRLTNGFYHHPGPAGVSVPPSSAKQNGFIRVPCSFSAKWRKENAADGDEIMDGEAECKRGKGGNVVQNRSNCQLHFYQHDARKHTTSTTAKGCGQLTSYSSSSSSPSPQSSPRAFPISKNGSRASKPTPNSSVLSKQSANTSPGSKAGTKAIASLRPPQSFVRLTGTRPGSGPASRSGSPLLKKPAASRSHSSDNLGCAASTRLTESDRFRSRSLTQVRQQTSPTLTRTTASPHTSRPFSTNRTTQRVPPMCASQAPPRGSLLKSPVSRAASGRAAGGNPSQLPQSALRKPLLPSPTSRSSGISYKLSRPSLVKQSRPLRAKGINSCRSDQEVNRGPMRRKDSVETPSSTENSPENTPDAPETEQLSDDLASQGVGSIVGETLEDMSLSSTSSLDRNDISQEYMDDFDNLGNGGVGILLFSSKNEEDDSGLDQSCTRLDDDKDAISTVAKTTGLCFLDDSLDWTSIRGDKDEHRLNQLARRRKSSQPDYHEQGGSSLDLSPSDSCGSGGTYMWDEEGLEPLGGATTTASIHTNSNTTHHIGSFDSDINSIDLLNNLXSCDLADDDLMLDVDFPEDSSLHSDGEGLSSMAQWRRRQLCWGTQDNDMESDTQCYKLSQDPETKEDKIRSACCSPVPQALGLDVEELAEDCSAVRSQLEFLQRLLLLEEDLDDDTLTTDTLSPETNDLSHSSDSQVEALLQEVQQLREELRSRDRTIAQLTIQLTVPTLTTRCRCQEASERMEQQTQTSVTKSECVASQTPWREHTSQVLHSSHQEDQEPLTNQAHAEMLPDGLPPXFKPIAATCTTPTRAMDDGNPQKKPGREEEETERRGTGSRSLMPLHXSKLRLFLSHAANGSAPASAKARPSRQLLDRVNSPGLKAKSFGSGSSRLPKPKSY
- the ccser2b gene encoding serine-rich coiled-coil domain-containing protein 2 isoform X2; the protein is MSAPPLVDPPAMPTMVSRLPKFGFRPRAQTAPAAAAPPGGVAAAAGRTRLTNGFYHHPGPAGVSVPPSSAKQNGFIRVPCSFSAKWRKENAADGDEIMDGEAECKRGKGGNVVQNRSNCQLHFYQHDARKHTTSTTAKGCGQLTSYSSSSSSPSPQSSPRAFPISKNGSRASKPTPNSSVLSKQSANTSPGSKAGTKAIASLRPPQSFVRLTGTRPGSGPASRSGSPLLKKPAASRSHSSDNLGCAASTRLTESDRFRSRSLTQVRQQTSPTLTRTTASPHTSRPFSTNRTTQRVPPMCASQAPPRGSLLKSPVSRAASGRAAGGNPSQLPQSALRKPLLPSPTSRSSGISYKLSRPSLVKQSRPLRAKGINSCRSDQEVNRGPMRRKDSVETPSSTENSPENTPDAPETEQLSDDLASQGVGSIVGETLEDMSLSSTSSLDRNDISQEYMDDFDNLGNGGVGILLFSSKNEEDDSGLDQSCTRLDDDKDAISTVAKTTGLCFLDDSLDWTSIRGDKDEHRLNQLARRRKSSQPDYHEQGGSSLDLSPSDSCGSGGTYMWDEEGLEPLGGATTTASIHTNSNTTHHIGSFDSDINSIDLLNNLXSCDLADDDLMLDVDFPEDSSLHSDGEGLSSMAQWRRRQLCWGTQDNDMESDTQCYKLSQDPETKEDKIRSACCSPVPQALGLDVEELAEDCSAVRSQLEFLQRLLLLEEDLDDDTLTTDTLSPETNDLSHSSDSQVEALLQEVQQLREELRSRDRTIAQLTIQLTVPTLTTRCRCQEASERMEQQTQTSVTKSECVASQTPWREHTAFPPVPFLSPPWQYQRSRPIKGRPKPSIPSHLARKRVENLVLYFSDKACHRYFTPPIRKTRNH